Proteins encoded within one genomic window of Brassica rapa cultivar Chiifu-401-42 chromosome A09, CAAS_Brap_v3.01, whole genome shotgun sequence:
- the LOC103842377 gene encoding transmembrane 9 superfamily member 10: MAILKRPIAIRILIFFLFSVNVHGFYLPGVAPQDFQMGDALMVKVNKLTSTKTQLPYSYYSLPYCRPEKIVDSAENLGEVLRGDRIENSPFVFKMRESQMCAAVCRVKLDKKSAKALKEKIVDEYRVNMILDNLPLVVPVQRPDQDNVVVYQHGFHVGLKGIFVGKKEEKYFIHNHLTFTVRFHRDIETDSSRIVGFEVKPFSIKHEYEGEWNEKTRLTTCDPHTKRAVTNSESPQEVEEGSEIIFTYDVDFQESEVKWASRWDTYLLMADDQIHWFSIVNSMMIVLFLSGMVAMIMLRTLYRDISNYNQLETHEEVLEETGWKLVHGDVFRPPENPELLCVYAGTGVQCFGMILVTMIFACLGFLSPSNRGGLMTAMLLLWVFMGLLAGYASSRLYKTLRGTEWKKIALRTAFMFPATVFVAFFVLNAIIWGQKSSGAVPFGTMFALVVLWFGISVPLVFIGSYIGFRKPALEDPVKTNKIPRQVPIQAWYMNPIFSILIGGILPFGAVFIELFFILTSIWLHQFYYIFGFLFIVFIILIITCAEITVVLCYFQLCSEDYQWWWRSYLTSGSSAVYLFLYAAFYFYTKLEITKLVSAILYFGYMLVVSYVFFVFTGAIGFYACFWFTRLIYSSVKID; the protein is encoded by the exons ATGGCGATTCTCAAACGACCGATCGCAATTCGGATTCTGATCTTCTTCCTTTTCAGTGTCAACGTCCATGGCTTTTACCTTCCCGGCGTCGCTCCTCAGGATTTTCAAATG GGAGATGCATTGATGGTGAAAGTTAATAAGCTGACGTCTACAAAGACTCAGCTTCCATACTCCTACTACTCTCTTCCTTACTGTCGTCCAGAGAAAATCGTTGACAGTGCAGAGAATCTGGGAGAAGTTCTACGTGGTGATCGAATTGAGAACTCTCCCTTTGTG TTCAAAATGAGGGAATCTCAGATGTGTGCTGCGGTTTGTCGTGTGAAGCTCGATAAGAAAAGCGCCAAGGCCTTAAAGGAGAAGATTGTTGATGAATATCGTGTTAACAT GATTTTGGACAACCTTCCGCTAGTTGTTCCGGTGCAAAGGCCGGACCAGGATAATGTTGTGGTTTATCAGCATGGTTTCCATGTTGGTCTCAAGGGAATCTTTGTTGGC AAAAAAGAGGAGAAGTATTTTATCCACAACCACTTGACCTTCACTGTTAGGTTTCACAGAGACATAGAGACCGATTCTTCAAGAATCGTCGGGTTTGAGGTCAAGCCGTTCAG TATAAAGCATGAATATGAAGGCGAGTGGAATGAAAAGACTCGGTTAACGACATGTGATCCACATACAAAGCGTGCAGTCACCAACTCCGAGTCTCCTCAAGAGGTCGAAGAAGGGAGCGAGATTATCTTCACATATGATGTTGACTTCCAGGAAAGCGAGGTGAAATGGGCTTCTAGGTGGGACACTTACCTTCTCATGGCTGATGATCAGATCCATTGGTTCTCAATCGTTAACTCTATGATGATTGTTCTTTTCCTCTCTGGTATGGTCGCTATGATCATGCTACGAACGCTCTACCGAGATATCTCCAACTACAATCAGTTAGAGACTCACGAAGAGGTCTTAGAAGAGACTGGCTGGAAACTGGTCCACGGAGATGTTTTCAGACCCCCGGAGAACCCGGAGTTGCTATGCGTCTATGCAGGAACTGGAGTTCAGTGTTTCGGAATGATTCTCGTCACCATGATCTTCGCGTGCCTCGGCTTCTTGTCTCCTTCGAACCGTGGTGGTCTCATGACGGCTATGCTTCTGCTTTGGGTTTTCATGGGACTCTTGGCCGGATACGCTTCTTCTCGTCTCTACAAAACGTTGAGAGGAACAGAGTGGAAGAAAATCGCTCTGAGAACCGCTTTCATGTTCCCCGCGACCGTCTTTGTCGCGTTCTTCGTCCTTAACGCCATTATCTGGGGACAGAAGTCATCAGGCGCGGTCCCGTTTGGTACAATGTTTGCTCTTGTCGTCCTCTGGTTCGGAATCTCTGTGCCACTGGTCTTCATCGGTAGCTACATCGGTTTCCGAAAACCGGCGCTAGAAGATCCAGTGAAAACCAACAAGATACCGAGACAGGTCCCGATACAGGCCTGGTACATGAACCCAATCTTCTCCATCTTGATCGGAGGCATTCTTCCGTTTGGCGCAGTCTTCATCGagctcttcttcatactcacctCGATATGGCTTCACCAGTTCTACTACATATTCGGGTTCCTCTTCATCGTATTCATCATTTTGATCATCACCTGCGCAGAGATCACGGTCGTCCTCTGCTATTTCCAGCTATGCAGTGAAGACTATCAGTGGTGGTGGAGATCTTACTTAACATCAGGCTCTTCTGCGGTTTACCTCTTTCTCTACGCAGCGTTTTACTTCTACACCAAGCTCGAGATCACGAAGCTCGTCTCTGCAATCCTCTACTTCGGGTATATGCTCGTCGTCTCGTATGTTTTCTTTGTCTTCACTGGAGCAATTGGGTTCTACGCTTGCTTTTGGTTCACCAGGCTTATCTACTCTTCTGTTAAGATCGATTGA